A genome region from Manihot esculenta cultivar AM560-2 chromosome 5, M.esculenta_v8, whole genome shotgun sequence includes the following:
- the LOC110616117 gene encoding receptor-like protein kinase BRI1-like 3, whose translation MKREWRGRVSPREQDIMGIFSFGYILVLLLIIPSQARELASPQNSNDEIVGLLSFKRSSVQSDPNNVLANWTPDSSSPCSWFGVSCSVDGRRVTSLDLTKAGLIGSLHLSHLTSLSALTTIILRDNLFSAGDLSASSAIPCALETLDLSSNNISDPLPASSFFISCNRLAHVNLSHNSIPGGTLQFGPSLMQLDISGNRISDSTFLKRSLSLCRNLNFLNFSNSKLTGKLEITPLSCKSLSVLDLSYNLLSGEIPPSFIADSSSSLKHLDLSHNNFSGSFSSLDFGRCNNLSFLSLSQNKLSGTVFPISLNNCEILETLDLSHNELQLMIPGALLGKLKQLKQLSLADNLLFGVIPPELGQVCGTLQELDLSTNKLTGGLPLNFVSCSSLQTLNLGNNLLSGDFLTTVVSSLQSLKYLYVPFNNVTGPVPLSLTNCTQLRELDLSSNGFTGNVPFEFCTSSNPSKLQKFSMANNYLSGQVPSELGSCKNLRRIDLSFNNLNGPIPSDVWTLPNLVDLVIWANNLTGEIPEGICENGGNLESLILNNNHLTGSIPKSIGSCTNMIWISLSSNKLIGEIPPSIGNLVNLAILQMGNNSLSGQIPLELGKCLNLIWLDLNSNNITGSIPPELSAQSGLIIPGIVSGKQFAFVRNEGGTSCRGAGGLVEFEGIRAERLENLPMVHSCPTTRIYSGTTVYTFSSNGSMIYLDLAYNSLSGTIPENFGLMSYLQVLNLGHNKLTGNIPGSFGGLKEIGVLDLSHNDLQGFIPASLGTLSFLSDLDVSNNNLSGPIPSGGQLTTFPASRYENNSGLCGVPLPSCSSGGRQSGSYHQGKKQSVAAGLVVGITFFMLCIFVLILALYRVKKFQKKEEQKEKYIESLPTSGSSSWKFSGVPEPLSINIATFEKPLRKLTFAHLLEATNGFSDESLIGSGGFGQVYKAKLSDGSVVAIKKLVHVTGQGDREFMAEMETIGKIKHRNLVPLLGYCKLGEERLLVYEYMKWGSLESVLHDRSKGGCLRLDWAARKKIAIGSARGLAFLHHSCIPHIIHRDMKSSNVLLDENFEARVSDFGMARLVNALDTHLSVSTLAGTPGYVPPEYYQSFQCTTKGDVYSYGVILLELLSGKKPIDPTEFGDDNNLVGWTKQLHKENRDNEILDTELTLQKSCETELHQYLRIAFECLEEKPFKRPTMIQVMAMFKELQVDSESDILDGFSLKDAVIDESREKECSS comes from the coding sequence ATGAAGAGAGAATGGAGGGGGAGGGTATCACCACGAGAGCAAGACATCATGGGAATCTTTAGCTTTGGCTATATACTGGTGCTGCTTCTAATCATTCCATCACAGGCTAGAGAATTAGCTTCACCGCAAAATAGCAATGATGAAATTGTGGGGTTGCTATCCTTCAAGAGATCCTCTGTTCAATCTGATCCGAATAATGTCTTAGCCAATTGGACTCCCGATTCCTCTAGTCCTTGTTCATGGTTTGGTGTCTCTTGTTCTGTTGATGGCCGTCGTGTGACCTCTCTGGACCTCACCAAGGCCGGCCTCATTGGCAGTCTACACCTTTCTCACCTTACATCTTTGTCAGCTCTCACCACAATTATTCTCcgagataatttattttctgcCGGTGATCTCTCTGCCTCCTCTGCTATTCCCTGTGCTCTAGAGACTCTTGACTTGTCTTCCAACAAcatctctgatcctcttccggcGAGTTCCTTCTTTATCTCCTGTAATCGTCTGGCTCATGTTAATCTCTCTCATAATTCAATTCCAGGTGGCACTCTCCAGTTTGGTCCTTCTTTAATGCAGCTTGATATCTCTGGCAATCGCATATCTGATTCAACTTTCTTGAaacgctctctctctctctgtcggAACTTGAATTTCCTCAACTTCTCCAATAGCAAGCTTACTGGCAAACTTGAAATCACTCCCTTATCTTGCAAGAGCCTCTCAGTTTTAGACCTCTCATATAATTTGCTATCTGGGGAGATACCACCCAGTTTTATTGCAGACTCTTCATCATCTCTCAAGCATCTGGATTTATCCCACAATAACTTTTCTGGTAGCTTCTCCAGTCTTGATTTTGGACGCTGCAACAATCTCAGTTTCCTCAGTCTGTCACAGAACAAGCTTTCCGGCACTGTGTTCCCAATTAGTCTGAACAATTGTGAGATTTTGGAGACGCTTGACCTCTCCCATAACGAGCTTCAACTAATGATACCTGGTGCCCTGCTGGGGAAGTTGAAACagttgaagcagctgtctctaGCTGACAATCTGCTCTTTGGTGTTATTCCTCCTGAGTTGGGACAGGTCTGTGGAACTCTGCAGGAGTTGGATCTATCAACAAACAAACTCACTGGAGGCTTGCCGCTGAATTTTGTATCATGTTCTTCTCTGCAGACCCTAAACCTTGGAAACAATCTCCTTTCAGGAGATTTCCTCACTACTGTTGTCAGTAGCCTTCAAAGTCTGAAATATCTCTATGTACCATTCAACAACGTAACTGGTCCTGTGCCCTTGTCTCTCACAAATTGTACTCAGCTTCGAGAGCTTGACCTGAGTTCCAATGGCTTCACTGGTAATGTTCCTTTTGAGTTCTGCACCTCCTCAAACCCCTCTAAGCTGCAGAAGTTTTCTATGGCCAACAATTACCTATCAGGGCAGGTGCCTTCAGAGCTTGGAAGCTGCAAAAACCTGAGAAGAATTGATCTTAGTTTCAACAATCTGAATGGTCCCATTCCTTCAGATGTTTGGACCTTGCCAAATCTTGTTGATTTGGTTATCTGGGCAAACAACCTCACAGGTGAAATTCCGGAAGGCATTTGCGAGAATGGAGGAAACCTTGAAAGTCTGATCCTCAACAACAATCACCTCACTGGAAGTATTCCTAAGTCCATTGGTAGTTGCACAAATATGATTTGGATATCACTTTCCAGCAACAAGCTTATTGGAGAAATCCCTCCTAGCATTGGAAATCTAGTGAACCTTGCAATACTCCAAATGGGTAACAATTCGCTCAGTGGACAAATACCACTGGAGCTAGGAAAGTGTCTGAACCTTATATGGCTTGACTTGAACAGCAATAACATTACTGGGTCCATCCCACCTGAGCTTTCAGCTCAATCTGGCCTAATTATTCCTGGGATTGTATCAGGAAAGCAGTTTGCTTTTGTGAGAAATGAAGGCGGGACATCTTGCAGAGGAGCTGGAGGACTTGTTGAATTTGAGGGGATTAGAGCAGAGAGGCTGGAGAATTTACCAATGGTTCATTCATGTCCAACAACAAGAATTTACTCTGGGACCACAGTTTACACCTTTTCCAGTAATGGCAGCATGATATACCTTGATCTTGCCTACAATTCCTTGTCTGGAACTATTCCTGAAAATTTTGGTTTGATGAGCTATTTACAGGTTCTGAATTTGGGGCACAACAAGTTAACTGGAAATATTCCTGGCAGTTTTGGAGGTTTAAAAGAAATTGGAGTTCTGGATCTCTCTCACAATGATCTTCAAGGATTTATCCCAGCATCTTTAGggactctttcatttcttagtGATCTTGATGTCTCTAATAACAACCTTTCTGGTCCCATCCCTTCTGGTGGTCAGCTGACCACTTTCCCGGCATCCAGATATGAAAACAATTCTGGCCTTTGTGGGGTACCATTGCCCTCTTGTAGCTCTGGAGGCCGCCAGTCGGGCTCTTATCATCAGGGAAAGAAGCAGTCCGTGGCAGCAGGGCTGGTCGTCGGCATCACATTCTTTATGTTGTGTATCTTTGTGCTCATATTAGCTCTTTATCGTGTGAAGAAGTTTCAGAAAAAGGAGGAACAGAAAGAAAAGTATATTGAAAGCCTTCCAACTTCGGGTAGCAGCAGCTGGAAATTTTCAGGCGTTCCTGAGCCTCTGAGCATCAACATTGCAACATTTGAGAAACCTCTGCGTAAACTTACCTTCGCCCATCTGCTTGAAGCCACTAATGGTTTTAGTGATGAGAGCTTGATAGGTTCTGGAGGATTTGGACAAGTCTACAAGGCAAAACTTAGCGATGGTTCTGTTGTTGCAATAAAGAAACTGGTCCATGTTACAGGCCAGGGAGACAGAGAGTTTATGGCAGAAATGGAAACCATTGGGAAAATCAAGCACCGGAACCTGGTACCTCTGCTGGGTTACTGTAAGCTTGGGGAGGAGAGGCTTCTTGTCTACGAGTACATGAAATGGGGAAGTCTGGAATCTGTTCTTCATGACAGGTCTAAAGGAGGATGCTTGAGGCTTGATTGGGCAGCAAGAAAGAAGATTGCCATAGGTTCAGCAAGAGGACTTGCATTCCTTCACCACAGCTGCATACCGCACATTATCCACCGCGATATGAAATCTAGCAATGTTCTTCTAGATGAAAACTTTGAGGCCAGAGTTTCTGATTTCGGCATGGCAAGATTGGTGAATGCTCTCGACACGCATCTTAGCGTAAGCACACTTGCAGGAACTCCTGGTTATGTGCCTCCTGAGTATTATCAGAGCTTTCAATGCACAACAAAAGGGGATGTCTACAGCTATGGTGTCATACTGCTGGAGCTCCTCTCAGGCAAGAAGCCAATAGATCCAACAGAGTTTGGGGATGACAACAATCTTGTAGGATGGACAAAGCAGCTTCACAAAGAAAATAGAGACAATGAGATACTGGATACTGAGTTAACACTGCAAAAATCTTGTGAAACTGAGTTGCATCAGTATCTGAGAATTGCTTTTGAGTGCCTTGAAGAAAAGCCTTTCAAGAGACCAACAATGATTCAAGTGATGGCCATGTTCAAAGAGCTTCAGGTTGATTCTGAAAGTGATATCCTAGATGGTTTCTCACTGAAAGATGCAGTTATCGATGAATCGAGAGAGAAAGAATGCAGCTCGTGA